A portion of the Sinobacterium caligoides genome contains these proteins:
- the mraZ gene encoding division/cell wall cluster transcriptional repressor MraZ, protein MFRGVSHITMDAKGRLAMPAKYRDRLEESCAGHLVATIDIQSQSLSIYPLPAWEVIEQEIQELPSLDARVKRFQRLIIGHASDLELDGSGRVLMPQPLREYAKLEKKLVLVGQGKKLELWNEALWAVETDKWLQQAQDEESIPDEMLSLSL, encoded by the coding sequence GTGTTTAGAGGCGTGAGTCACATCACAATGGATGCTAAAGGGCGGCTCGCGATGCCGGCTAAGTACCGTGATCGTCTCGAGGAAAGTTGTGCTGGTCACCTGGTTGCGACGATAGACATACAGTCACAGAGTTTAAGTATCTATCCACTACCTGCATGGGAAGTTATTGAGCAAGAAATTCAAGAGCTTCCGTCATTGGATGCGAGAGTAAAGAGGTTTCAACGCTTAATCATAGGTCATGCTAGTGACCTTGAATTGGATGGTAGTGGTCGGGTGTTGATGCCACAACCGCTGCGAGAATACGCCAAGCTTGAAAAGAAATTAGTGTTAGTAGGTCAGGGTAAAAAGCTAGAGTTGTGGAATGAGGCGCTCTGGGCGGTTGAAACCGATAAGTGGTTGCAGCAGGCGCAGGATGAAGAGTCGATTCCCGATGAAATGCTGTCGCTGTCCTTATGA